A segment of the Anopheles cruzii chromosome 2, idAnoCruzAS_RS32_06, whole genome shotgun sequence genome:
TGCGCACTCTGTGAAGGTGAAAACTTTTGGATCCCTCCGTTTGTCTCGGATCTCGGACAGCAATCAACACCTtgggtttcgctttttttttgttgcgtgtttgtttcttgttttgtggCTTCTTAATGGCGTCCTCGTTTGCTGGATTTGCCATGCATCGAGGAGCCGATCCGTCTTGGAGCAGCTTCTCCAAGGTGGACTACCTTTGGGCTGGCCGTTTTGGTCACTCCATTATCTAACACTCTTCGGTTCTCGGTAGATGGCACGGATCGCAATCGGGATGCCCGTCGGCGAAGCCTTGGAGAGTCTCGCCGCAGTTTGCTTGAAGCGCTTTGAACAACGTGACCAACTTCACACCTGTTTgtcggttcggggtttttttttttttgcaccactCCCCGCACCGGTAATCTTTGTCCGAGGGCCGCGGGTACAATAAGAGAGAGGTTCGATGGCGGCTTACTGACTCACTGGCAGCGATGATGAGTAGGTTGCCCGGCGGCCCCCCGAGGTTGACCACTTGACCCACATTTCACGGACCAAACGGCAGGCTCCGAGGCGTCACTCACTTACGCTTTTCTTTGCTACTCtctgcacacgcacacacgcgcccgaGGCCGAACATTCGAGTCCCGTTGCAGCATGCACGGGGTGCGGTGGGGCGTCCGTCATGTTTCGGCGGCGCCCGCGATAATGATACCCCACGGCGCGCCGGTCCGCGATGCCATGAACCGTTGCGTGCGCCCCCCGACATGCACGAACCGCGCCGCCAACAAAGTGTTTCGAAATGCGCGAGCTGCCCAAAAACCGTTGCCAAAGTACACCGCGCTGGACGGGCGAGTTGGGCGAAGATCTCTGGATCTCTGACCCTATTCCGTCGGCATGGATGATGGAGTGCGCACAATGCCACAACCACCACTACGTAATCGCCATCGTAAACGCTGGAATAAGAtaagcaattaaaataaatgaccCACTCAGTCCAACGGCACAAGTTTGTTTGCGGAACGCAGAATCAGAACCGTTCGAACCGATTCATCAACCGGCCCCGTGGTGCCCCGTTAATTAAACAACTATGCTGCATCCATTCGGATGAAACTCGTGTTTGGGGAGGGCCAAAATTAAAAACTGTCGAAAAGAAAGTCAAAATGCGGAGCGTGGTGCAAATTCAGCGTTTCCCGGTAATGACGGCCCCATCGAATGGCCCCTTTCTTCCGCGAGTGGCCTGGCCTCGAATCCGTTCGAAATTATCGAGAGAAAATTGATTGGCACTGTCGTTAATCGTTTTTGCTTTGGCTTTCGGTTTGGCTTTTTGTCCCTATCGATCGGCGTGGATCGGCCAAACGTCGCGGACGCGGACGTGTATATCGGAAGGCGGCAAAGAATTAGCGGGCATTAGGTATGTTTGTACCGGCCCATGGATTGCTGTCAATCCGCGCCCTCCGTTGTGTTTGCCGGCCATTAGTGCCGGCACAGGTGCCGGTAGCCCGCAGCGCCCGTGATTTATCTGCGACGGGTGGACCAATAACACATTAACCAAACGTTGCTGGCGGAGCTGCGGATCGAATGTCCTCCGGCCGTCATTTCCTTATTCACTGAGCCCTGAAAAGAAAGCGAATCTTAGCCGCTGCTCCCCACACTAACGAGATGAGCGATGCAGCGTCAAATCCGCAGCACCATTGGCCGGCACTAATTTCTTCGTCTCCACCGTCAAGCCGAACGTCgtggatcgattttttgttttgctttctacGCGGCTCGAAAAACGGGTCCCTTCCAGAGACGCCTTCCAGGGTCTGggtgccgggccggaaaaTACCGTGTCTCGGTTTTggtgttgaaaattaaaaagacAGAAAGTACCCGAAAGCGCGCCATCGGCGCAAGCGACGGCAGCGCGTCACGTAATCGCGTCGAAATAAGAGCATTgcataaatgttttaaaccgcGCGCCGCTGCTGGATCGAACAGGCGTGCTGAAAAAGAATAAGTTGccattcgtttcgttccaaCGCTTTGCCGTCGTTATGGCTAGGGTGACCCGTCGCTCGCGGCCTGTATGAGTCCTCCCGCCAAGATCGTACGCTTTCGGCTAAAAGTGAAACTGGTTCCGGGAGAATCTTGGGAATGTGCAGGGAAAGCGTGGGCCGCCTGTTAGATGGCAATGACCTTCCAGTTGATTTTGATTGCATTCTTCTCTcccacacgacacacacacacactcgcagaGACCTATCAGTCGCGCAGCCGCCGAGAGACACTGTCTGGGACGACGCTAGAACCGGAGCAGCTTTCCTGGCTGGCCATCGATGTGGCCCAGGCGGAGCGGCGCATTCTGCACGAGTTTGGACCGAAGGCGTGCATCGAGGAGGAACCGTGCCGCATCCACGCGGTCAGCAGTGCACGCATGGACCAGTACAAACCTGATTGGAACGACATTTTGAAGTAAGTTCCGAGTCCGCACGTTGCTCCAGCGATAGAGTGATAGACGGGGTATCTAATTCTTTGGTTGTTCGTTTCCCTCCCGCAGAAACTACAAATCGCAATCCACCGGTATGAAGCAGTGGTACTTGCTGTCCGTTTTTCTCGGTGACTATCTGCGCGATGTGCACTTTTGCAAGCAGCTAGCGAAACGGTTAGACTGCAACCGATACCAGAGACCGTTCGTTCGAGACTGAAAAGCAACCCGTTAGTCAGCGTTGAAGCGTAGTTAGATAGCAATGATCTTTAGCCAGTAAGCCGTGTTGCGTTCTGTAAATATAGAGACCCAGGAACAGAGAAGGTTATGCGAATAAGTAAACAAAGAAATAAACCTAGACATTACGAAGgcgattttgttttattgacgaaaaacaaaccctgCACTCAATCGGCCAATTTATCTGATTCGATAGAGCGGGGAAAGCTACCGAGGTAAATTTAATGCTGCTTTGAATTCATACGCTGATTTATTTACATCAACAAGCGCTCAACTTCGTTACTTTGTCGATATGTTCGTAAGCGATTTTTTAAATCGACGGCACGTGTTTTCCAACAGTCACCTTGTGCTTCGTTCTTCGCTGCTATAGATACCTTGTGTGCCGAGCAGAGAAACGTCAAAAACCGTCCAGGGCAAAACAACAATCGAACCACCCTGTGCACCAGCTGTCAGTGCCTCGTGCGCATTGTGTGTGCCGACCGTGCTCGTGTGTGAAAATCGGACCAAAATGGGTTCGCGAGGTATTTTGCAGGTTTTCTCACCGAAAGGCTTCGGCCTTCTGGcttccgccggccggttgcCGGGCCGGACGGCGTGCGGTGTCTGTAAAGGTAGCACTACCCACCCGCAACAGCACCAGCCCATCAGCCGACATCTCTTCACACCGGCCGCCATCCAGCGACCGCCGCTAGGACGTTCCAGTTGTGAGTGACCGGATTGCGGGCATATTACATCATGCATCTCCATCGCCCTCCCGATCGAGTTCCGCGGTTTATAACCCGTTCTGATTGTTTCTCGCGCCCTCTTTTTCTGTCCGCTCGACGGCCCAGGTACCACACTGCGAAACACTAGGACGTTTTACACTTCAAACATTCTCCACAAAAAGGACTATTACGGTACGCTCGGTGTGACAAAGAACGCGTCGCCGAAGGAGATCAAAAAGTCGTACTATCAGCTGGCCAAAAAGTACCACCCGGACACGAACAAAGACGATCCGGATGCGGGCCGCAAGTTTCAGGAAGTTTCCGAAGCTTACGAGGTCGGTAGGGGGGATTACATAAttaagcataaaataaatcaaacgatttgtttacaacacacgcacacacacacacacacacacacaggtgctGAGCGATGACACGAAGCGGCGCGAGTACGACACTTTCGGACAAACGTCCGAACAGATGAATCGCAGAGGCGGCGGTCGCCCGGGGGCCGGCGCTGGGCCGCAAGGATTCTCGCAGAACTGGCAGTTCCGTTCGACCATCGATCCGGAGGAGTTGTTCCGGAAGATTTTCGGTGACGGTGGTTTCCAGTCAGGTTTTGACGATTTTAGCGATTCCAAGTTCGGGTTCGGCGGAGCCCAGGAGATCACGATGAACCTAACGTTCGCACAGGCCGCCCGGGGTGTGAACAAGGACATCGACGTGAATGTGGTGGACACGTGTATGAAGTGCAGCGGATCGCGCTGCGAACCCGGTACCAAGCCGGGCAAGTGTCAGTACTGTAACGGCACGGGTATGGAAACGATCTCGACCGGACCGTTTGTGATGCGATCGACGTGCCGCTACTGTCAGGGGACCCGGATGTACATCAAGTACCCGTGCCTGGAGTGTGGCGGCAAGGGACAGACGGTGCAACGAAAACGGGTtaccgtgccggtgccggccggtaTTGAGGACGAGCAGATGGTGCGCATGAACGTGGGTAGTAAGgagattttcatcaaattCCGGTAAGTGCCTGGCACTGGTAGCTGCCCCGATAACCGCTGTACTTAAGCCATCTTTTCCAACGCACAGGGTAGAGAAAAGCCGCTACTTCCGACGGGACGGAGCCGATGTACACACGGACGCGAGCATCTCTCTGTCGCAAGCGATCCTGGGCGGAACGATTCGCATCCAGGGTGTGTACGAGGATCAAACGATCCAGATCGCACCGGGAACGTCCTCGCACGCGCTTATCAATCTCTCCGGAAAGGGGCTGCGTCGGGTGAACAGCTACGGTAGTGGCAATCATTATATACACTTGAAGATTCAAGTACCGACCAAGCTGACCCCAAAACAGAAAGCGCTCATACAGGTAAAGAGGTCCCGCGAAAGGCACCGCGTTCGGTGTGTTATTAAGCGTTTTTATCATTTGCTGTACGCCAGGCATACGCGGAACTGGAAGAAGACACACCGGGACAGATAATGGGAGTTACGTTTAAGACCGATGGTAAGTCGTCCACGTCCAAtttctcctcctcctcctcttccacctccgcatcgtcgtcgtcatcgtcgtcttctTGGTCTTCATCGAACGTGTCCGAGAAGTACACGCAGGGCGCACGGGACGAATCTTACGACGAGTATGCGACGCACGATAAAACCGAAACGGCGAGCTACCGGAAGGAGCAGCTAGGGTCAAGATTCTACTTTTCGCTCGGTGTCCTGGTCGTCCTGGGGTGGTTCAGTTACTACATGTACCAACAGAACCTGGCGAAGTTTGAGCGCGAACAAGAGGAGGCTCGCGAGCGCCAAAGACAGGACCGGTTGTACGAAAAACTCAAGAGTCCGTTCGACGGAACGGTGTAGAGCAGGaatcgaaacaacaaacatcgaTTGTTAAGTGGAGTTGAGTGAAAAGGACAATAAATTGCGGAACGCCCTTAACAatcgttgtttgtttctttgtgtAAGCCGATCGTGCGGATCATTCTGAAAcagcgtttcgttttccctttACGTAGGTGGCAAAGTGTGCTACGCGGAACCGCAAGATTTGACCGACATGGTGCGAGAGGCGCTGAAGGATCGCACTAAGCTCCCCTCATCCTCCAGCAACAGTGATAGCAGCGAcgaaagccaagccaagccaaagGATGAagaggcagcagcaaaaacccGAAGCAGCAACTGAGTCCTTAGCCCATCAGATGGGCCTCTGTGTCCTGATTCGGATTAGAAAAGAAACCGAGGCCGAGAAGTGCATAATCTTACAATTATCTGTTTTAATGATAATTTCCACAGGAAAAATGAACATGGAGACATAGAACACGCATTCGCATGACGGAAGCTTAGTActaaaccgaaaccggcaaccggaatCACATCTTCTCGTACGTTTCCGAATGTCCGCAGGTCTCACAAGTGCGCGTATACGTGTCTTCCGCTTCGTTGTACACCTCGGAGTCTCCGAACTCGTGCACGTGCGCCTGTCCCGTCTTATCGTACAGGCTGCTTCGCACATCCATCCGCAGTTCCTTGAGCCGCTTGTTGTACTTCTTTACCTTGGCCACCTCTCGCTTGTCTTCGCGTTGTTCCTTCTCGCGCAACAGGTTCTCCTCGCTGCCCCAGACCTCTAGGGCGCGCTTTTCAATCTGCAGGTGCAGGTACAGCTTCATCTCGCCCCAGCGCACGTTGTGCGGGTTTTTGCGGCTTATGAACTTCAGCATCGGTTCCCGCCGGTCCAGATCGCAATCCTTCAGCAGATACTCCTGTTTCGCTTCGGTGCGCGTAATGAGCGAGTGTTGGCCCTCATTATCGCGGCACGCGTCACACACGGCATAGTCGAACGTGTTGAGCAGATAGGAATCAGCAAACCGATCGCCACACTCGAGACACTCATCGTattcaaccggaaccgggacggcATCCGACACCGGTGCTtctgtctgctgctgctgctgcgcgccATCCGGGCCCGTGCGCTGTTCAATCAGGAAACCACCTCCACTATCGATGTACTTTGTGCCAGAAACCTGGATCACGTTGTTCACCGACACTGCCGTTTGCTGGCTCTTTTCAGCACCGTACGGATGCGTGAGAAGTCGCGCCTTTCGCAAGTTGAGCGCTTTCCGTCGGTTTTCCTCGATCCGCTCCCGCTGATAGTCGGACAGGTTTTCCAATCCATTAGAACACGAACTCGGAGGCTCACTCATTGTGTTCCGGGGACAACAACTTGTGTTCCGCGGATCTACTGGGCTGAGATGAGATGTAAGAAACACGAAATCACCGGCGAGAAGCAGCTTAAACAATTCCGAATCGGTAATCAAGTGGGCACCATTTTACAACACATTTTGGGTTGCATTTTCCTACTTTCTACGAGTAATACCACACGATTTTACCGCGCGCGCTGTCaatggtgaaatatttcaccgttTACGACCGCTGAACGAGGGACAGTAAACGCATCAGGTTGACAGCAGccacaaatttgtttttttccgatGAACGTTGTTTACGAGTGAACACCATTATCTGTGATTCTCCCAACTTCTAATTCGTGTTTTTTCGTGACGATGATCATCGGCACTTGGTCAGGTTCGTCATTAGGTTCAAAAATCTTAGTTAgtcgaaacatttcaaatgtcgaaacatttcaaatttcAGTCGAAACATTTCGggattttcaaattcattcttacccAGTCAACATAATTGGCACTCATCGGTCActcgggcactcaattttgttcgcagcaaattcaatttccaatgtgtgtgtgaagtcAAATGACGAAAAAATTACGATGACgaaaaaaatgacgaaaaaacTTTCATCACCAATATTAGCAAACGAGGAGTGCcggatgaattcgtgagttaccttcgggattttcgcaagttgactcggcttttttcggaaTTTTCGCAacttgactcgggtgtcaggttcgtcatcaaagttaggttcgcagtgttTTAGTTAGGTTCCAAAATCTGTCAAgttcataaaaacaactttcataaaatattttgacgtttcaacAAATTCACAACACTGGGAAGCTTCAGCTCAAAATCTCttaaagataataacaacaacaaaaattcaGCGTGCGGTTGGTTGTGTTTCGTCGTTCGGTCTGTAAATTCGCTTTTCGCAGCGATTTAAAAACGGTGCACACTCCGATTCAGAACCATTTCACGGAATACTATGTCCGAAATCAAGAATGGTTTGTTCTGATGGCCGCGCGGTGAGCGTGACCGACGGGGCGAGTGAAAAGTGAGCGATGGCGGCGGATGGCGGCCCAAACGCATCCATTGCCAGTGTGTGAGGTGAAATACGCTAAACAAAACACCTGTAAACAAGTAAACAGTGTTTTACTGCAGAGTACTCTCCTCTTCGCTGGCTCCTGCCTTTGCCATTGTCGCGGCGCGTTCTTATTCTCGTCGGTGGTAGGCTTCCCCGGCGACAACCGTTGCTGTGCCCCAAAAGTGcgtgatcgcgcgcgcgtctgtgttttttgttgttgccaaaTGGTACCGTTCATACTAAGCGTGTTCCAAGTGATCCAGTGTCCTCCCGGTGTGGGCTAGTCCCTCCtccctagcagcagcagcagaagagaGCGGTCACGAAAATTCCCCATCGGAACTTGCACTTCGGTCCGCTACGGCGTGTGCTGCAAGTGAAGAaaaggtgtgcgtgtgcttcgCAGTGTTTAACGACGCAGATCGCCAACCGGGGCCAAGGGATCCCGGCCCTCAATTCCTGTACCGttggatggcaaagaatttAAAGTGAATTTCATGTGGATTACATAAAAGTTGTTTCAAGTGAAGCTCCAATTGAAGCTGTGattgactgtgtgtgtgtccgtttgcGGATCGTGCTTTGTCCCAGTTCTGCTGACCGCCCTAGTCCATTGGCTCCATTGTTTTCACATCCTCTCGTGGTCGTGTACCTACCTGTTCGTCGTTCAGCTGCTGCGTGGGTCACGGAAAGAGAGCcacagtgagtgagagagagagagagagagagcgcgcccgTAGCGACGCTAGAACTCCGGGACCACCAGAGGACGCATTCGCTTGTCATCGAAAATCATCCGATCCGTaccggctgtgtgtgcgcgtgggtgtgtgcgtgtgctgttGATTGAACGAAACAACGGTACGCGGAGcaaagaagagagagagagagagagcgccaaGCTCCCCACTGGTCAGCGGCAACGCAGCATCCTAGAATCGAGGAGACCACACACATAACAACACAAGATGCAACAATTAGCGAACATCATCGGGGCGAATGCCTACTACGACGGGAGCCGAGTGTtcacctggctggctgagatGTGCGGACTATCGGTCGATTTGGTGAGTTGAAACAAGGCTTGCTTCTTGCGTCATGGTTTATTTTGCTTTCACTCTTTAAACATCGAAGGTAAATTGCTTTCGATCAAGTTATCCATCGCCCCGCGAGGTCCTTGTGACGCTCTCCTTTCTATCTGTAGTGTTTGCAATGCAgtcattgatttttgatacacggttcgcggttcgcgtgGCCAATCAAACCGACCCCAACAACCGTGGAGTGGAGGCAAATCTCtgcatttcattatttcttgccggaaattgttttccatcagGTTTGAAGCCCCTTTATCGCGGCTCCTCACCGTGTGCTTGGTGAGCTCGAAAAAGTACTCGTGGAGTGCCAAACTGATTACGCGGTATCAACCATGACGCTGATGGAGGTTTGTTTGTGGCCCCCACGCGACGGGTTTGGTGAAACAATGATTCGGGGTGACATTGGGCCCCCCGACCCCAACAATGAATGGCCAAAAACGTCTTTCCTGTGGTCCGCCCTATCACCGGCCATCACACCACCAACAATCTATTAGACTGCTGATATGATGAGGCGGCCATCCGGCAGCTGATTGGCGCGGTTTTGGTTTACATTTCTGGCGTAGTCATCGAATTGTAATTGTTGTGTCCGACGGGACGCATAATCAACGTACGTATGATAAGAAGCCGACGGACGTACGGGGCGCATTTACGAtcttgggccgccgccgcgccatCCCATGTCGATGCTTATCAGATCGCCAGATCAAAGTGATCTGCAGAGGTAACTTTGATATCGCTCgcagttttcgttttttgctttACAACGAAGAGGTGCGCACACATACTTGAATTCGCGGTCCTTTGCAGGACCGCAGCTTTCTCGCCGCTTGCTGGGTTTGTttgaaagaaattaattttcctttcaacGGAGCCCCAGCCAGCTAATGGAAAGTTTTCGCCTTTGTGTCAGGTCCGATGGATgatgtgtgtgtcctgtgtcgCGCTCCAGTCACCTCTGCTCATCATCTATTGCCCTTTGTAATCACatacctgctgctgctgctgctgctgctggctttCTTTCCCTAACTGACTCACAAAAGAAGTGTCCCCCGGGGTTGTTGGAACTTATCGCGACGCCTCGCCACTGGGAAAATGGCGAGGCGTCGCGCCACCTTGGTCATGCTTTCCCCGGccgttttcaatttattacGTTACAAAGTAATGTTCCGTACACTTTCGTCCTGTGTCCTGATGGACCAGGTGCTAGGCCCCCAATGATTAGGGCACAATGTTTTGACAATAGTGTGTCACAAATGAAAGAACTCTCACCGCCAGTAAGTTAATTAATCCGTAAGCCTGCGGGGCCACTCCATGACATTTATTTTGCTTaacattttccaccgtttcctTATTATTACTGTCTCGTCATTGAGATAGACAAAAAACCGTCCACAACATGCGCGTCGCATAAGAAAACCGCGGGCCACCACACGCGACGGTGACAAAGTCACCGTTGGGCGCCTTTTCAGAGTCTGACCTGGCCTTCACCTGACCTGGTCGGATAGACACTTTCGAATTTGGACTCGTTTTTTGACCTTTTTATCCACTTTGTCCGGTTCCCATAGTACGATTCGAAGTGTCAAAGCTTGTTCAATTTTGTTTCTAAAATTCTCCCTTTTAGTTCCGTTCAATAACGGATCATTCAGAAGCTTTCTAcctgctgtggtggtggttagaGGGCACCGGTGACCGATCGTTTGCTAGAGCGCGAGGATCGAATTACATCATCGCGTCGTCGGCTTCATCATCCCCGAGTTACGTGATCATCGGGCGCCTGTTTTGGTTTCGGTGCCGACGAGATAGGATGACATTGGCATGTGCCCGTGACGGCGTGGTGGTTACCGTCCGGAGTTGATTTGTTGTGTCGATCGCCActtgcgccattgttttgtgtgtggtagccaaccaaccaacaatcCGTTAACCCTCCTCGAGTATGCGAATTGAcattgaattaaaaataacGTACCTCCTCCTCGGCGGAGAGTTTCAACACACAGCATAAATGGAGATGTATGTTTGTACGGTTTTCTTGTTCGGCTTCATCTTCTTCTGGTGGCCCAGTGATCAGTGGTGTACCTCAGCATCAGCTGTTGTGAGTTCGGCTCAATGTCGGCCAACCATACGGTCGTGTCGGAGGCACATCGGATTCATTTCCATCGTTTGACGCACAGTCACGCACGTGTATGCTGCCCCGGtaatggccggccggtctgCATACAGAGAGCAGTCTAATGAGCTCACCTAACGTAATTATTTATCAATTAACTGCGAACCGGTGTAGTTGATGAGATTCGGTGAGATAATTCACTTCTTGCCAGAAGAACCTCTTTGTTTTGACCGGTTGAATGTCACCTCTAATTCCGTCTCTAAGTCTGGACGGAAGAGAGCACACCCGCGTGTGACACTTTACGGCCATCGCGCTAATGTCCCAGCAATGTGTTCGCGGTTTGCGGCGCGGTAATAACAGCTAATCCCACCGCGTGTTCCAGGTATGACCACTTTAAAGGGCCTCATTTTGATCtgcttttaattgttttatgttaCAAAAAAGGCCCGATTTAATTTCGGTTCTCGGTGTGGCGTACCACGAGTTTGATGCTTATGCATTAGGCCACGAAATTATTCGACACGGTCACAGtccgtgcggcggcggtgtttATGagcgcacaccacacaccaagGTCAAGTGGtttaaattttgcatggtCGCTTTAACACGCGCCCCATCAACCGCCAATTAATGATGCATTAATGGTGAGCAGCGGCTGCTAAAGCGACTTGTAATAACCTTCCCGAGGGGTCCTTCGCGTGCGCGCGGTGCACTAAATTACCATCAAAAGGTCCCGCGCGCGAAGGGGCCCTCCGGAAGGGGGCCAAAAATTACCGCGAGTCACTGAAAGATCTCCAGCGCACCACTACTcgctcacgcgcgcgcgtgccccGGACCAACATTATCGCGCCCCGGACTAGGTCATTCCACGCAAAACCTCAGCCCACCGGTCGCGAACCAATCGCGGATAAATGCTGCTAAAGCGACGATAACAAACAATCTAAAGCCGCCAAAATCTTGGCCTGGTTCCACCATttgctggtgtgcgtgtggggaGCCTCGAGGTCGATCGCGCGGTTCCAAAACAAAGCGCGCCCAAAGTGGGTTTGTTTGCCGTGCCGTTTGcaggtgtgtgttggtggcctGAGGCCGCGCTTTAAACACGcgtccagccagccaacagCTGGAAGCCCCAggctagagagagagggagagagacagattgGCAAGGTGACTcgcggtgtcggcggcggcagtaagCAGAGCGCGTATGATGAGAAGTCAAGAATTGGTTTGGAAGTCGCACCGTTAGTAGTCCGCGGTTTGCCTCCAGCACGGTGGCAGTGCGTTGTTCGGTGTTTGTCCTTGTCGCGATCTCCGTCACCAACTTGCGGCCAAGTTCTCTAGTGTTTCTCCAAAGTGTGCAGTGCTGTGCCATTGTTTCGGACCGTAAGATCCCGGAAACCCTTGCGGAATAAAGAAGCTCATCCGCGGCAACAAATGGGCCACAGACAGATCGTGTTCCGTCCTGATCGCGTCAGATCGAATCGCGATGTTTATATACGCTTCCGATCACCGAATCGACGATCGCCGCCTAGTTTGAACGTTGGGTTTTGCGCAATCCAGCCGCCACAGTGGCCGCGGTGTGGCCATGCGGCTTAGTGCGCACGAAACGCCATAATTTAATCgatgacatcatcatcactcaCTGAAACAGACCGAGCGCAggagtcgccgtcgccgtcgtctccGCCGACTGTGTCGCCTTTTCTGGGGCCACCGCCTTCGTTTGTTGCGCGAATTATGCGTGCAACGAACGCGTTTGTGcggtttccggttcgaatAATTTACCCTTTATCATCGTGTTTCGTCCGAGTCACTGAGTGCGACGTTTGGCGGAGTGCGGCGAAACTCTAGCTCCTTGCCTTTTTGACCAAAAGATAGTCGGCTTCGATGGTGTTTACTTCGGCTGGCTTTATGGACAACCAATTGGAGTAAATACAAGCGCGCGATGTATTCCATTGCGAGACGGAATGGCGAATTTGGGTCGGTGTGTTCATGTTTCGTCCAAACGATTGACTTAAATGGGACAAATTTGGCACTAAGTGTTCGCCGTTTGTTGTTATAAACCGAAACTCTGGAGATCCATTGTTGTGCTACTGTTACGAACCCAGTTCTCAGACGACCCCACTTGTGGTGGTCCACTGCAGTAGTATTAAGCCACTCCCGTTCGCTTTGTCCGCACGCAAAGGAATGGGGTCTGATTATTCCATCAAAGTGCAACTCTTATCAAATCATACATCATCACTCCCCGCGCGCGCCATTAAAACTTGTCGCGAtcttgttgtttgtttgcgggGTTTCTGTCTTATCGTTTTCCGATATCAACTGGTTGGCAGGCGCCCCGGGCACTGGTTCTTTGTTCCGGCGCCCCCCGAGGTCGCCGGAGGACCAAAATCGCCACGCCAGGCGaaagtgtgcgtgcgtgccttCCGGGCCAATAAGCAATAGAggaaacggcaacggcaacgttaAGATTAGCTTCTCAATCGGCCGTTCAAATTGCCTGCCCccgacgaagaaaaaaggtcccgggcgggcgggaggTCTCTCCTGCTATCGATAATTGGCAAACACGCACTCTTATCGGAGAGCCGCCAATCTTAAGCCCCCGCATCGGATGTTGTCCTGGTCAGCCTTCTCCATTTTTTGCGGCTCACTCTCGCGTCTTTCTTTTTCGATCCGACCGGCGAGAGGACGAGGGCATTATCCTAGTTAATCACGTCGACGCACTGGCCTGACCCGACGCCAACCCGAGGGGGGTGGGTTGTCGATGtctcgccgacgacgccaTTGTGTGCCGGAGGCTTTCTTCCTGTCTTCCGATCGCTCATTCGGCTAGACTGGAGAGGAGTTAATCTACTCGTTCCATTGGTGGCCACggattgtgttgtttt
Coding sequences within it:
- the LOC128268469 gene encoding protein tumorous imaginal discs, mitochondrial-like isoform X3; its protein translation is MGSRGILQVFSPKGFGLLASAGRLPGRTARHLFTPAAIQRPPLGRSSTTLRNTRTFYTSNILHKKDYYGTLGVTKNASPKEIKKSYYQLAKKYHPDTNKDDPDAGRKFQEVSEAYEVLSDDTKRREYDTFGQTSEQMNRRGGGRPGAGAGPQGFSQNWQFRSTIDPEELFRKIFGDGGFQSGFDDFSDSKFGFGGAQEITMNLTFAQAARGVNKDIDVNVVDTCMKCSGSRCEPGTKPGKCQYCNGTGMETISTGPFVMRSTCRYCQGTRMYIKYPCLECGGKGQTVQRKRVTVPVPAGIEDEQMVRMNVGSKEIFIKFRVEKSRYFRRDGADVHTDASISLSQAILGGTIRIQGVYEDQTIQIAPGTSSHALINLSGKGLRRVNSYGSGNHYIHLKIQVPTKLTPKQKALIQAYAELEEDTPGQIMGVTFKTDGKSSTSNFSSSSSSTSASSSSSSSSWSSSNVSEKYTQGARDESYDEYATHDKTETASYRKEQLGSRFYFSLGVLVVLGWFSYYMYQQNLAKFEREQEEARERQRQDRLYEKLKSPFDGTV